One Candidatus Spechtbacteria bacterium DNA window includes the following coding sequences:
- a CDS encoding helix-turn-helix transcriptional regulator, protein MTSGKTISENIKKARAKLGLTQDDLAKKADIKYTTLMKVESGTVNKPSVQTMAKIAKALGVLIEDLIK, encoded by the coding sequence ATGACAAGTGGAAAAACAATCAGTGAAAATATAAAGAAAGCACGGGCTAAACTTGGTTTGACCCAAGATGATTTAGCAAAGAAAGCGGACATCAAATATACAACGCTTATGAAGGTCGAAAGCGGCACTGTTAATAAACCGAGCGTCCAAACTATGGCGAAAATCGCCAAAGCGTTAGGTGTTTTGATAGAGGATTTAATAAAATAA